TCGACCCGAGCGCAGAAGTCGAACAGGTCCTTGAACGGGCCATCCTTGCGCGCCTCGGTAATGGCTTCCACCGGGCCTTCGCCGACGCCCTTGATCGCGCCCAGGCCGTAGATGATCCGACCATCGTCGCTGACCGTGAACTTGAACTCGGAGATGTTCACGTCTGGCGCATCGAGGCGCAGCTTCATGCTGCGCACTTCCTCGATCAGGGTCACGACCTTGTCGGTGTTGTGCATATCCGCCGACAGCACCGCCGCCATGAATGGCGCCGGGTAGTGCATCTTCAGCCAGGCGGTCTGGTACGAGACCAGGCCATAGGCGGCCGAGTGGGATTTGTTGAAACCGTAGCCGGCGAACTTTTCCACCAGGTCGAAGATGTTACCCGCCAGGTCGGCATCGATATTGTTGGCCTTGCAGCCATCGATGAAGCTGCCGCGCTGCTTGGCCATTTCCTCGGGCTTCTTCTTGCCCATGGCGCGGCGCAGCATGTCCGCACCACCGAGGGTATAGCCGGCCATGACCTGGGCGATCTGCATCACCTGTTCCTGGTACAGGATGATGCCGTAGGTCGGCGCCAGTACCGGTTGCAGGCCTTCGTACTGGTAGTCCGGGTGCGGGTAGGCCAGTTCGGCACGACCGTGCTTGCGGTTGATGAAGTCGTCGACCATGCCCGATTGCAGCGGGCCGGGACGGAACAGCGCCACCAGTGCGATGAGGTCTTCCAGGCAGTCGGGCTTGAGCTTCTTGATCAGCTCCTTCATGCCCCGCGATTCGAGCTGGAACACTGCCGTGGTTTCGGCACGTTGCAGCAGCTCGTAGGTCGGCTTGTCATCCAGCGGGATGAAGGCGATGTCCAGCGGGTCCTGGCCATCGCGCTGGCGGTCACGGTTGATGGTCTCCAGGGCCCAGTCGATGATGGTCAGGGTCCGCAGGCCGAGGAAGTCGAACTTCACCAGACCCGCCGCCTCGACGTCATCCTTGTCGAACTGGGTCACCAGGCCGTCGCCGGCCTCGTCGCAATAGATCGGCGCGAAGTCGGTGAGCTTGGTTGGCGCGATCACCACGCCACCGGCGTGCTTGCCGACGTTACGCACCACGCCTTCGAGCTTGAGGGCCATCTCCCAGATTTCTGCCGCTTCCTCGTCGTTCTTGAGGAAGTCGCGCAGGATCTCTTCCTGCTCGTAGGCCTTCTCCAGGGTCATGCCTACTTCGAAGGGGATCATCTTCGACAGGCGGTCAGCCAGGCCATAGGACTTGCCCTGCACCCGCGCCACGTCACGCACCACCGCCTTGGCCGCCATGGACCCGAAGGTGATGATCTGGCTGACCGCGTTACGGCCGTACTTCTCGGCCACGTAGTCGATGACCCGGTCACGACCGTCCATGCAGAAGTCGACGTCGAAGTCGGGCATCGAGACCCGTTCCGGGTTGAGGAAACGCTCGAACAGCAGGTCGTAGGCCAGCGGGTCGAGGTCGGTGATCTTCTGCACGTAGGCCACCAGCGAACCGGCACCCGAACCCCGGCCAGGGCCGACCGGCACGCCGTTGCTCTTGGCCCACTGGATGAAGTCCATCACGATGAGGAAGTAACCGGGAAAACCCATCTGGATGATGATGTCCAGCTCGAAGTTGAGCCGGTCGATATACACCTGCTTGCGTTCGAGGTAATTCTCCGAATCCGGCGGCAGCAGCACGGAAAGGCGTTCTTCCAGGCCGTCGAAGGACACCTTGCGGAAATATTCGTCGATGGTCATGCCATCGGGAATCGGGAAGTTGGGCAGGAAGTAGGTGCCCAGCTTGACGTCGATGTTGCAGCGCTTGGCGATCTCGACGGTGTTTTCCAGCGCCTCGGGCAGGTCGCTGAACAGCTCGGCCATTTCCGCCGCGCTCTTGAGGTACTGCTGGTCGCTGTAGTTGCGCGAGCGCCGCGGGTCATCCAGGGCCCGACCCTCACCGATGCATACGCGGGTCTCGTGGGCCTCGAAATCTTCCTGGCGCAGGAAGCGCACATCGTTGGTCGCCACCAGCGGCGCGCCATGACGGTCGGCCAGGGCTACCGCGGCATGCAGATGCTCTTCGTCGTTGACCCGATTGGTGCGCTGCACTTCGATGTAGAAGCGCTCGGGGAACACAGCCATCCATTCGCGCAGCAGCTCGTCGGCCTCACCGGGGTTCCCGGCGAGCAGCGCCATGCCGATCTCGCCCTCCTTGGCTGCGGAAAGCGCAATCAGGCCTTCGCTGGCCTGGGCCACCCACTCACGCTGGACAACGATCTGGCCATTGCTCTGCCCTTCGGTGAAACCACGGGAGATCAGCTCGGTGAGGTTGCGGTAGCCTTGCGGATTCATCACCAGCAGGCTCAGGCGGCTGAGCGGCGCATCGGCACTCTTGCCGGCCAGCCACAGGTCGGCGCCACAGATCGGTTTGATGCCCGCGCCCTGCGCCGCCTTGTAGAACTTGACCAGGGAGCACATGTTGCTCTGGTCGGTGACCGCCACGGCAGGCATGTTCATGCCGGCCAGCGCCTTGACCAGCGGCTTGACCCGGACCAGGCCGTCTACCAGCGAGTATTCGGTATGCAGGCGCAGATGAACGAAAGAAGCCGACATGAAGATCCTATAGCGCGTGGACAGGTGAAACGAAGGTCGGGATTGTACCCAGCCCGGCGGGAAACGTCAGTCCTGCAGCAAGCCGGCCGAACTGAGCGGTGCGGCCACCGCCAGCGCCTCCCAAGCGGCACGCACCGGAGCGAACGAGCGCCGATGGATCGGCGTGGGGCCCAGACGCGCCAGGGCTTCCAGATGAACGGGTGTCGGGTAGCCCTTGTGCCCGCCCATGCCATAGCCGGGATAGACCAGCTCCAGCTCGGCCATTTCCCGGTCACGACTGACCTTGGCCAGGATCGACGCCGCCGCGATGGCTGGCACCCTGGCGTCACCCTGCACCACCGGCGCACTGGGCACCGCCAGCTTCGGACAGCGGTTGCCGTCGATCAGCGCCAGTTTCGGCGTGACGCTCAGCCCCTCGACGGCGCGCTGCATGGCCAGCATGGTGGCATGCAGGATGTTCAAGCGGTCGATCTCCTCCACCTCGGCACGAGCGATGCACCAGGCCAGGGCCTTTTCACGAATTTCGTCGAACAGCTTCTCGCGGCGCGCCTCAGTGAGCTTTTTCGAGTCGTT
The Pseudomonas sp. DTU_2021_1001937_2_SI_NGA_ILE_001 DNA segment above includes these coding regions:
- the rnhB gene encoding ribonuclease HII; the encoded protein is MQMGLDFTLVEDLVAGVDEVGRGPLCGPVVTAAVILDPARPILGLNDSKKLTEARREKLFDEIREKALAWCIARAEVEEIDRLNILHATMLAMQRAVEGLSVTPKLALIDGNRCPKLAVPSAPVVQGDARVPAIAAASILAKVSRDREMAELELVYPGYGMGGHKGYPTPVHLEALARLGPTPIHRRSFAPVRAAWEALAVAAPLSSAGLLQD
- the dnaE gene encoding DNA polymerase III subunit alpha, with product MSASFVHLRLHTEYSLVDGLVRVKPLVKALAGMNMPAVAVTDQSNMCSLVKFYKAAQGAGIKPICGADLWLAGKSADAPLSRLSLLVMNPQGYRNLTELISRGFTEGQSNGQIVVQREWVAQASEGLIALSAAKEGEIGMALLAGNPGEADELLREWMAVFPERFYIEVQRTNRVNDEEHLHAAVALADRHGAPLVATNDVRFLRQEDFEAHETRVCIGEGRALDDPRRSRNYSDQQYLKSAAEMAELFSDLPEALENTVEIAKRCNIDVKLGTYFLPNFPIPDGMTIDEYFRKVSFDGLEERLSVLLPPDSENYLERKQVYIDRLNFELDIIIQMGFPGYFLIVMDFIQWAKSNGVPVGPGRGSGAGSLVAYVQKITDLDPLAYDLLFERFLNPERVSMPDFDVDFCMDGRDRVIDYVAEKYGRNAVSQIITFGSMAAKAVVRDVARVQGKSYGLADRLSKMIPFEVGMTLEKAYEQEEILRDFLKNDEEAAEIWEMALKLEGVVRNVGKHAGGVVIAPTKLTDFAPIYCDEAGDGLVTQFDKDDVEAAGLVKFDFLGLRTLTIIDWALETINRDRQRDGQDPLDIAFIPLDDKPTYELLQRAETTAVFQLESRGMKELIKKLKPDCLEDLIALVALFRPGPLQSGMVDDFINRKHGRAELAYPHPDYQYEGLQPVLAPTYGIILYQEQVMQIAQVMAGYTLGGADMLRRAMGKKKPEEMAKQRGSFIDGCKANNIDADLAGNIFDLVEKFAGYGFNKSHSAAYGLVSYQTAWLKMHYPAPFMAAVLSADMHNTDKVVTLIEEVRSMKLRLDAPDVNISEFKFTVSDDGRIIYGLGAIKGVGEGPVEAITEARKDGPFKDLFDFCARVDLKRVNKRTLDGLIRSGALDRLGPYFELEPKAYQANIDRNRSVLLAALEEAIQAAEQTARSRDSGHSDLFGGLFEAEDADVYANHRKAREITLKERLRGEKETLGLYLTGHPIDEYEGEIRRFARQRIIDLKPARDTQTVAGLVIALRVMKNKKGDKMGFITLDDRSARIEASLFAEAFHSAQSLLQTDAIVVVEGEVSHDDFSGGLRLRAKRVMSIEDARTGLAESLRLTVNAQALKGDRLRWLGDLCRRHRGACPITLDYTGQDARAVLQFGEEWRIDPADNLIQALRDQFGRENVFLQYR